The Arthrobacter burdickii genome window below encodes:
- a CDS encoding biotin--[acetyl-CoA-carboxylase] ligase — MSSRYSNLERPGLNLGALRTALCMPSGPFSRLDIVARTGSTNTDLVEHAQREAAGWPDLSVLGAEVQTAGRGRLDRSWIAPERSSLFVSVLLRPFNRHGRPVPTTAYSWFSLLAALALAESVEDRTKIAPQLKWPNDVTVDGRKLAGVLAQFVPGAGAEPPAVVVGIGLNVSLTDDELPVPTATSLLLEYAGTTDRNILLKSFLRTFADSYRAFCDVDGDASAAWDNGPSLLTRVGARMATLGQDVRAELPGGALLSGRALALDAQGALIVRDDDGERHTISAGDVVHLRPQA, encoded by the coding sequence ATGTCCTCCCGCTACTCCAATCTCGAGCGCCCGGGCCTGAACCTCGGCGCACTGAGGACAGCCCTGTGCATGCCGTCGGGCCCGTTCTCCCGCCTCGACATCGTGGCACGGACCGGATCCACCAACACCGACCTCGTGGAGCACGCCCAGCGGGAGGCAGCAGGGTGGCCCGACCTGAGCGTCCTCGGTGCCGAAGTGCAGACCGCAGGACGCGGACGGCTGGACCGCAGCTGGATCGCGCCCGAGCGGTCATCGCTGTTCGTCAGCGTGCTCCTGCGCCCGTTCAACCGGCACGGGCGGCCCGTGCCCACCACGGCCTACTCCTGGTTCTCGCTCCTCGCCGCCCTGGCGCTCGCGGAGAGCGTCGAGGATCGCACGAAGATCGCCCCGCAGCTCAAGTGGCCCAATGACGTCACGGTGGACGGCCGGAAGCTCGCCGGTGTCCTGGCGCAGTTCGTGCCGGGCGCGGGTGCAGAGCCGCCCGCCGTCGTCGTGGGGATCGGCCTGAACGTCAGCCTCACCGACGACGAACTCCCGGTGCCCACGGCCACCAGCCTGCTGCTCGAATACGCCGGCACCACGGACCGCAACATCCTGCTCAAGTCCTTCCTGCGCACGTTCGCCGATTCCTACCGTGCCTTCTGCGACGTCGACGGCGACGCTTCCGCGGCGTGGGACAACGGGCCGTCCCTGCTGACCCGGGTCGGGGCGCGCATGGCGACGCTCGGCCAGGACGTCCGGGCCGAACTGCCCGGCGGCGCCCTGCTCAGCGGACGCGCGCTCGCCCTCGATGCCCAGGGCGCGCTGATCGTGCGCGACGACGACGGCGAACGCCACACCATCTCCGCAGGCGACGTCGTGCACCTGCGCCCGCAGGCGTAG
- a CDS encoding PH domain-containing protein: MRIQLLPGERVLVRTRPNPLPIVGPVLAAFPLLAAGGFGLGYLGRRDLPGGLPAWQPVLLLVALAAIVVVLLRVVVRPVIRWSSNRYVLTSLRLIHRRGVTRRTEHQISLSAVSQLQTEQGLVQRMVGSGTLVADLGFDRAHAYRDVPQIGTFKKYVVQAIGDLPLTRMFDGVDMEIDPQYARGGKPRVQQEWTGEQS, translated from the coding sequence ATGCGGATCCAGCTGCTGCCCGGCGAACGCGTCCTCGTGCGTACGCGGCCCAACCCGCTGCCGATCGTGGGACCGGTGCTCGCAGCTTTCCCCCTCCTGGCCGCCGGAGGCTTCGGACTGGGGTACCTGGGCCGGCGGGACCTGCCGGGCGGGCTCCCCGCCTGGCAGCCGGTGCTGCTGCTGGTGGCGCTCGCCGCCATCGTGGTGGTGCTGCTCCGGGTGGTGGTGCGCCCCGTGATCCGCTGGTCGAGCAACCGGTACGTGCTCACGAGCCTGCGGCTCATCCACCGGCGTGGAGTCACCCGGCGCACCGAGCACCAGATCAGCCTGTCCGCCGTCTCGCAGCTGCAGACGGAGCAGGGACTGGTGCAGCGCATGGTCGGCAGCGGCACCCTGGTCGCGGACCTCGGGTTCGACCGCGCGCACGCCTACCGGGACGTTCCGCAGATCGGCACGTTCAAGAAGTACGTGGTGCAGGCGATCGGCGACCTGCCCCTGACGCGCATGTTCGATGGAGTGGATATGGAAATCGATCCGCAGTACGCCCGCGGTGGGAAGCCGCGGGTGCAGCAGGAATGGACGGGTGAGCAATCGTGA
- a CDS encoding adenylate/guanylate cyclase domain-containing protein — MDAPSIGAGQPDDALGAAVSTASKAVWQLQPDMAAAVDDAPTSSVTGPIELDRESIRRLERELLGAERTLKRRDIAAGAGVSLLSARKLWRAMGFPNIGDDDVAFTEKDLHALTTIIDMVRQEQLTEDAAISITRAVGQMTDRMVVWQIEAIVEEMVAQRGLTDADARKTLVSELPDLLEPLEKTLVYAWRRQMNAAVQRLALRAESGLISSEAGRDGDEQDAPLPLARAVGFADLVSYTSLSRRMNERTLAQLVQRFENKCAEIISVGGGRLVKTIGDEVLYIAESPEAGAEISLALAKAFTEDEFLPSARCSLVWGRVLSRLGDIYGPTVNLAARLTALAEPGEVLVDSATAATLEHNEKFVLTPHEPRQVRGFGEVRPVTLARGTGTGIVLD; from the coding sequence ATGGACGCGCCCTCGATCGGTGCGGGACAGCCCGACGACGCACTCGGGGCCGCCGTGTCGACGGCCTCGAAGGCCGTGTGGCAGCTGCAGCCGGACATGGCCGCTGCAGTCGATGACGCGCCGACCTCATCGGTTACCGGCCCCATCGAACTCGACAGGGAGAGCATCCGCCGACTCGAACGCGAGCTTCTCGGCGCCGAACGCACGCTCAAGCGCCGGGACATCGCCGCCGGGGCAGGCGTCTCCCTCCTGTCCGCGCGGAAGCTGTGGCGGGCCATGGGCTTCCCCAACATCGGGGACGACGACGTCGCCTTCACCGAGAAGGACCTCCACGCGCTCACGACGATCATCGACATGGTGCGCCAGGAGCAGCTCACCGAGGACGCCGCGATCTCGATCACCCGTGCGGTGGGACAGATGACGGACCGCATGGTCGTGTGGCAGATCGAGGCGATCGTCGAGGAGATGGTGGCCCAGCGCGGACTCACGGACGCCGACGCGCGCAAGACGCTCGTGTCCGAGCTTCCCGACCTCCTCGAACCGCTCGAGAAGACGCTCGTGTATGCGTGGCGCCGCCAGATGAACGCCGCCGTCCAGCGGCTGGCCCTTCGCGCGGAATCGGGCCTGATCTCCAGTGAGGCCGGGCGCGACGGCGACGAACAGGACGCACCGCTCCCGCTGGCGCGGGCGGTCGGGTTCGCCGACCTCGTCTCCTACACGAGCCTGTCGCGGCGGATGAACGAGCGCACCCTGGCGCAGCTGGTGCAGCGCTTCGAGAACAAGTGCGCGGAGATCATCTCCGTCGGCGGCGGCCGGCTCGTGAAGACCATCGGGGACGAGGTGCTCTACATCGCGGAGTCACCCGAAGCCGGTGCCGAGATCTCGCTGGCCCTCGCGAAGGCCTTCACCGAGGACGAATTCCTTCCCTCGGCGCGGTGCTCCCTCGTCTGGGGGCGGGTGCTGTCCAGGCTCGGCGACATCTACGGTCCGACGGTCAACCTCGCGGCCCGGCTCACCGCGCTCGCCGAGCCCGGGGAGGTGCTCGTCGATTCCGCCACCGCGGCGACCCTCGAGCACAACGAGAAGTTCGTCCTGACGCCGCACGAGCCACGGCAGGTGCGCGGTTTCGGCGAGGTGCGGCCGGTGACCCTCGCCCGGGGGACCGGCACGGGAATCGTCCTCGACTAG
- a CDS encoding PP2C family protein-serine/threonine phosphatase yields MTDQPLSTPQAGPPRDVHLAYGFATDRGLRRELNEDSLIASEPVFAVADGMGGHAAGEVASGICVRTLGNSPILGRHLPEFSAAELEELIDDADQEIRRQAGGLAGTTLSGVVLVQEEGVPSWLFFNVGDSRTYRLSRDRFGQISVDHSEVQELVDTGSISMEESRTHPRRHVVTRALGTGDDSEADFWLMPVEDGDRILVCSDGLSGEVSDDAIYDVLSSVADPQEACEELVEATLRSGARDNVTLIVVDAHVDGAAGAGVPRGGMFAADVGHVVPTGGGGGAGTDGGAGSGTGTGTGTDTGTDTGTGTGTDTGTGTQPDDVVRANGSHAVLRSDAAPGFPHQ; encoded by the coding sequence ATGACCGACCAACCCCTCAGTACCCCCCAGGCCGGCCCCCCGCGGGACGTGCACCTCGCCTACGGCTTCGCGACGGATCGGGGATTGCGGAGGGAACTGAACGAGGATTCCCTGATCGCCTCCGAGCCGGTCTTCGCCGTGGCGGACGGCATGGGCGGCCACGCAGCCGGAGAGGTCGCCAGCGGTATCTGCGTCCGGACGCTGGGCAACAGCCCGATTCTCGGGCGTCACCTGCCCGAGTTCTCCGCCGCGGAGCTGGAGGAGCTCATCGACGACGCGGACCAGGAGATCCGCCGGCAGGCAGGCGGACTGGCGGGGACGACACTCAGCGGCGTCGTGCTGGTCCAGGAGGAGGGCGTGCCCTCCTGGCTGTTCTTCAACGTGGGCGACTCGCGCACCTACCGCCTGAGCCGGGACAGGTTCGGACAGATCTCCGTGGACCACTCGGAGGTCCAGGAGCTCGTGGACACCGGCAGCATCTCGATGGAGGAGTCCCGCACGCACCCCCGCCGGCACGTGGTCACGCGGGCACTCGGCACGGGGGACGACTCCGAGGCGGACTTCTGGCTGATGCCCGTCGAGGACGGCGACCGCATCCTGGTCTGCTCGGACGGCCTGAGCGGCGAGGTGTCCGATGACGCCATCTACGACGTCCTCAGCTCCGTCGCGGATCCACAGGAGGCATGCGAGGAGCTCGTCGAGGCGACCCTCCGCTCCGGGGCGCGCGACAACGTCACACTGATCGTCGTGGACGCACACGTCGACGGTGCGGCGGGCGCGGGTGTCCCTCGAGGGGGGATGTTCGCGGCCGACGTCGGTCACGTGGTCCCCACTGGCGGCGGCGGCGGCGCCGGCACCGACGGCGGCGCCGGCAGCGGCACCGGCACCGGCACCGGCACCGACACCGGCACCGACACCGGCACCGGCACCGGCACCGACACCGGCACCGGCACGCAGCCGGACGACGTCGTGCGCGCGAACGGCTCGCACGCCGTCCTGCGGTCGGACGCGGCGCCCGGCTTCCCGCACCAGTAG
- the ligA gene encoding NAD-dependent DNA ligase LigA, with amino-acid sequence MTTGTEDAADTAGTVDRNPPGEELREEYAQLAEEIRAHRIAYYQDAAPTISDAEFDTLFRRLEEIEALHPELVANDSPTQEVGGEVSSAFAPVQHLARMYSLEDVFSLDELKAWLDRASAGVEQRNPGATIAWLTELKIDGLAVNLLYRNGELVRAATRGDGVTGEDITHNVLTIASIPQHLAGTDHPEEVEIRGEVFFPTKEFAQLNERMVAAGKAPFANPRNAAAGSLRQKDPAMTAERPLDMYVHGIGARTGLSAGTQSETYDLLKAWGLPTSPYYKVLATQDEVMAFIEHFGEHRHDLLHEIDGIVVKVDSFALQRALGHTSRVPRWSVAYKYPPEEVNTKLLDILVNVGRTGRVTPFGLMEPVKVAGSTVGMATLHNQEVVKAKGVMIGDIVVLRKAGDVIPEIVGPVIALRDKQDPPVREFVMPTECPSCGTTLQPAKEGDVDIRCPNARSCPSQLRERVFHLAGRGAFDIEALGWEAAIALTQPAEPEVPPITTEAEIFDLTPEKLADVRIERDKKVKGVVTGRELVPYFYSKGTAKKPSEPSATTRKLFTELEKAKKQPLWRVLVALSIRHVGPTASRALATAFGSMERIRTASEEELANVDGVGPTIAAALKEWFAEDWHREIVDRWAAAGVRMEDEVDESAPRTLEGLTIVVTGSLQQYNRDEAKEAIITRGGKAAGSVSKNTSYVVAGENAGTKLEKAETLGIPVLDEDGFIALLSNGPAAAPSVGGAVDEAGQKNIGEDIDEDTEVAEELQAGAGAGPARGGDTA; translated from the coding sequence GTGACCACAGGAACCGAAGACGCAGCCGATACCGCCGGAACCGTGGACCGGAACCCGCCGGGCGAGGAGCTCCGCGAGGAGTACGCCCAGCTCGCCGAGGAGATCCGCGCCCACCGCATCGCGTACTACCAGGACGCCGCCCCCACCATCTCGGACGCGGAGTTCGACACCCTCTTCCGGCGGCTCGAGGAGATCGAGGCACTGCACCCGGAACTCGTCGCCAACGACTCCCCGACTCAGGAGGTGGGCGGCGAGGTCTCGTCCGCCTTCGCCCCGGTGCAGCACCTCGCCCGCATGTACAGCCTCGAGGACGTCTTCTCCCTCGACGAGCTGAAGGCCTGGCTGGACCGGGCGTCCGCCGGCGTGGAGCAGCGCAACCCGGGAGCCACCATCGCGTGGCTGACGGAACTCAAGATCGACGGCCTCGCGGTGAACCTGCTGTACCGCAACGGTGAGCTGGTCCGCGCAGCCACGAGGGGTGACGGCGTCACTGGTGAGGACATCACGCACAACGTCCTGACCATCGCTTCGATACCCCAGCACCTGGCCGGGACCGACCATCCGGAGGAGGTGGAGATCCGCGGCGAGGTGTTCTTCCCCACGAAGGAGTTCGCCCAGCTCAACGAGCGCATGGTCGCCGCGGGCAAGGCGCCGTTCGCCAACCCGCGGAACGCGGCCGCGGGGTCGCTGCGGCAGAAGGACCCGGCCATGACGGCCGAGCGCCCGCTCGACATGTACGTCCACGGCATCGGCGCCCGCACCGGGCTGTCGGCCGGGACGCAGTCGGAGACCTACGACCTGCTCAAGGCCTGGGGGCTCCCGACATCCCCCTACTACAAGGTGCTCGCGACGCAGGACGAGGTCATGGCCTTCATCGAGCACTTCGGGGAGCACCGCCACGACCTCCTTCACGAGATCGACGGCATCGTGGTGAAGGTGGACAGCTTCGCCCTGCAGCGTGCGCTCGGGCACACCTCCCGCGTACCGCGCTGGTCGGTGGCCTACAAGTACCCGCCCGAGGAAGTGAACACCAAGCTGCTGGACATCCTCGTCAACGTGGGGCGGACGGGACGCGTCACCCCGTTCGGACTCATGGAGCCCGTCAAGGTCGCCGGGTCCACCGTGGGCATGGCGACGCTGCACAACCAGGAGGTCGTGAAGGCGAAGGGGGTCATGATCGGCGACATCGTGGTGCTGCGGAAGGCCGGTGACGTCATCCCCGAGATCGTGGGGCCGGTCATCGCGCTGCGCGACAAGCAGGACCCGCCGGTGCGCGAGTTCGTGATGCCCACCGAGTGCCCCTCCTGCGGGACGACGCTCCAGCCCGCCAAGGAGGGCGACGTCGACATCCGCTGCCCCAACGCGCGGTCCTGCCCCTCCCAGTTGCGTGAGCGCGTGTTCCACCTCGCAGGACGCGGTGCCTTCGACATCGAGGCCCTCGGCTGGGAAGCGGCGATCGCGCTCACCCAGCCCGCCGAACCCGAGGTCCCGCCCATCACCACCGAGGCCGAGATCTTCGACCTCACACCGGAGAAGCTCGCGGACGTCCGCATCGAGCGGGACAAGAAGGTCAAGGGCGTGGTGACGGGCCGCGAGCTCGTCCCCTACTTCTACTCGAAGGGGACCGCCAAGAAGCCCTCCGAGCCGAGTGCCACGACCCGCAAGCTCTTCACCGAACTGGAGAAGGCGAAGAAGCAGCCGCTGTGGCGCGTGCTGGTGGCGCTGTCCATCCGCCACGTGGGGCCGACGGCGTCGCGCGCCCTCGCCACCGCGTTCGGATCGATGGAGCGGATCCGCACCGCGAGCGAGGAGGAGCTGGCGAATGTCGACGGCGTGGGCCCCACCATCGCCGCAGCCCTCAAGGAGTGGTTCGCGGAGGACTGGCACCGCGAGATCGTGGACCGCTGGGCGGCAGCGGGCGTGCGCATGGAGGACGAGGTCGACGAGAGCGCCCCGCGGACGCTCGAGGGCCTGACCATCGTGGTGACGGGTTCCCTGCAGCAATACAACCGCGACGAGGCGAAGGAAGCGATCATCACGCGGGGCGGCAAGGCTGCCGGCTCGGTATCGAAGAACACGAGCTACGTGGTGGCGGGGGAGAACGCCGGCACCAAGCTCGAGAAGGCCGAGACGCTCGGCATCCCGGTCCTCGACGAGGACGGCTTCATCGCCCTCCTCAGCAACGGTCCGGCCGCCGCACCCTCCGTCGGCGGTGCCGTCGACGAAGCCGGCCAGAAGAACATCGGCGAGGACATCGACGAGGACACCGAGGTGGCCGAGGAGCTGCAGGCGGGAGCGGGCGCAGGTCCCGCCCGGGGCGGGGACACCGCGTGA
- a CDS encoding inositol monophosphatase family protein, whose amino-acid sequence MHLARQAAAAGAGVLARRDPGALGATSKSSDSDWVTAFDVAAEQAVRAVIADSRPHDAITGEEFGTTVPSGAEPHGARIRWSIDPLDGTTNFIRNIVYYGTSVAAADVDGTWLAGVVHAPALSRIYWASRGGGAWVSDHGAVRRLTGPTADNGRILATGFAYDRPTRSAQVAELGPLLEEFGDLRRLGSAALDLCLVADGTLDAFVERGLNEHDFAAGALIAEEAGVPVHRPALRPMLDGGPSEAERLAAVTAAGPADFLAAARRASQLPERQP is encoded by the coding sequence CTGCACCTCGCGCGGCAAGCCGCCGCTGCCGGTGCCGGAGTCCTTGCGCGTCGGGACCCTGGGGCGCTCGGCGCCACCAGCAAGAGTTCGGACAGCGACTGGGTGACGGCGTTCGATGTCGCGGCGGAGCAGGCGGTACGCGCCGTCATCGCCGACTCACGGCCGCACGATGCCATCACCGGCGAGGAGTTCGGCACCACCGTACCCTCGGGCGCCGAACCCCACGGCGCCCGGATCCGCTGGTCCATCGACCCCCTCGACGGCACCACCAACTTCATCCGCAACATCGTCTACTACGGCACCTCCGTGGCTGCCGCGGACGTGGACGGCACCTGGCTCGCCGGCGTCGTGCACGCCCCGGCACTGTCCCGGATCTACTGGGCCTCCCGCGGCGGCGGCGCGTGGGTCAGCGACCACGGCGCGGTGCGGCGCCTCACCGGCCCGACGGCGGACAATGGCCGCATCCTCGCCACGGGATTCGCGTACGACCGGCCCACACGCTCGGCCCAGGTCGCGGAGCTCGGCCCGCTCCTCGAGGAATTCGGTGACCTGCGGCGCCTCGGGTCGGCAGCACTCGACCTCTGCCTGGTGGCCGACGGGACCCTCGACGCCTTCGTGGAACGAGGCCTGAACGAGCACGACTTCGCCGCGGGCGCCCTGATCGCCGAGGAAGCCGGCGTTCCGGTCCACCGGCCGGCGCTGCGGCCCATGCTCGACGGCGGTCCCTCGGAGGCTGAACGGCTCGCCGCGGTCACGGCGGCCGGCCCCGCCGACTTCCTGGCGGCGGCCCGCCGGGCGTCCCAGCTTCCCGAAAGGCAACCATGA
- a CDS encoding DUF2087 domain-containing protein — protein sequence MTTSSPTPEPMPKPTPEPAPGAPPSWQKVLSTLAGERARTLYARAVLGQPLDAAPKEVQRLVDAGLLTDDLHVNGQLFKAVLAAAAPGTPKGVDRFFREGRIDGLPRAGQDREDLLSHLAERLIPADEEISEPEVNRLLATVTHDIPTLRRALVDYGYMERYPDGTGYRRVTEAS from the coding sequence ATGACAACGTCCAGCCCAACCCCCGAACCGATGCCCAAGCCGACCCCCGAGCCGGCCCCCGGTGCACCGCCGTCCTGGCAGAAGGTCCTCTCCACACTCGCCGGCGAGCGGGCCCGCACACTGTACGCCCGCGCCGTGCTCGGCCAGCCCCTCGACGCGGCCCCGAAGGAGGTGCAGCGCCTCGTCGACGCCGGGCTCCTCACGGACGACCTCCATGTCAACGGGCAGCTCTTCAAGGCGGTCCTCGCGGCCGCCGCACCCGGCACGCCCAAGGGCGTCGACCGTTTCTTCCGCGAGGGACGCATCGACGGCCTGCCGCGCGCGGGCCAGGACCGCGAGGACCTCCTGTCCCACCTCGCCGAACGGCTCATCCCGGCGGACGAGGAGATCAGCGAGCCCGAGGTCAACCGCCTGCTCGCCACCGTCACGCACGACATCCCCACCCTCCGGCGGGCCCTCGTCGACTACGGGTACATGGAGCGGTACCCGGACGGCACCGGGTACCGGCGGGTGACCGAGGCGTCCTGA
- a CDS encoding helix-turn-helix domain-containing protein: protein MDNANDIREFLTTRRARITPEQAGLPVFGHRQRRVPGLRREEVALLAGMSTEYYVRLERGNAKGVSEAVLEGISQALRLDDAERTHLYDLVRTANQGAPQRRRGPVRAQQVRPGVQRMIDAMTALPTIVQNERLDLIASNQLGAAFYSEMYVQPQRPPNFGRFLFLDPRSRTFYRDWDDAARQTVALLRSAAGRDPYDRALSDLVGELSTRSNDFRTLWAAHDVRLHHSGAKNVHHPIVGDLDLTFEGLAVASDNGLSVIAYTAEPGSPSHDSLQLLATWAATDQAPRRPAHDDTRS, encoded by the coding sequence GTGGACAACGCCAACGACATCCGGGAGTTCCTGACCACCCGGCGCGCCCGGATCACCCCCGAGCAGGCCGGCCTGCCGGTGTTCGGGCACCGCCAGCGGCGTGTGCCGGGGTTACGCCGTGAGGAAGTCGCCCTCCTGGCCGGCATGAGCACCGAGTACTACGTGCGCCTGGAGCGCGGGAACGCCAAAGGCGTCTCCGAAGCAGTCCTGGAAGGCATCAGCCAGGCACTGCGCCTCGACGACGCCGAACGCACCCACCTCTACGACCTCGTCCGGACCGCCAACCAGGGCGCCCCGCAACGCAGACGCGGACCGGTCCGGGCCCAGCAGGTCCGACCGGGCGTACAGCGGATGATCGACGCCATGACCGCCCTGCCGACCATTGTGCAGAACGAACGTCTCGACCTCATCGCCTCGAACCAACTCGGTGCCGCGTTCTACTCCGAGATGTACGTCCAGCCGCAGCGGCCGCCGAACTTCGGCCGGTTCCTGTTCCTCGACCCCCGGTCCCGAACCTTCTACCGGGACTGGGACGACGCCGCCCGGCAGACCGTCGCGCTCCTGCGCAGCGCGGCAGGACGGGATCCCTACGACCGGGCACTCAGTGACCTCGTCGGGGAACTGTCCACCCGCAGCAATGACTTCCGCACCCTCTGGGCCGCCCACGACGTCCGCCTGCACCACTCCGGCGCCAAGAACGTGCACCACCCGATCGTCGGAGACCTCGACCTGACCTTCGAAGGACTGGCCGTCGCCTCAGACAACGGACTGTCCGTCATCGCCTACACCGCCGAACCGGGCTCCCCCTCCCACGACAGCCTCCAGCTCCTGGCCACCTGGGCCGCCACCGACCAGGCACCCCGGCGCCCGGCACACGACGACACCCGCTCCTGA
- a CDS encoding SDR family NAD(P)-dependent oxidoreductase encodes MTDQEVWFITGAARGMGIDIARAALEAGHAVVGTARDASRVIEVLGEHENLLAVSLDITDEAAAKAAVDAAVARFGRIDRLVNNAGNFYAGFFEVLSPAQFRQQMETNFFGPLNVTRAVLPVMRAQRSGHVITFSSTAGLTGQEFVAAYCASKFALEGWMESLRFDVAPYGIDTTIVEPGFFRTELLVEGASTLWPELSIEDYDQRTKDTIEAWQSMNGKQGGDPAKLAAALITVAAEAQPPLRWLAGADAVQTAEDKARLLLEQADAYRDLSSSLAHD; translated from the coding sequence ATGACTGATCAGGAAGTCTGGTTCATCACCGGAGCAGCCCGCGGCATGGGCATCGACATCGCCCGCGCCGCCCTTGAGGCCGGCCACGCCGTCGTCGGCACCGCCCGAGATGCGTCACGGGTCATCGAGGTCCTCGGTGAGCACGAGAACCTGCTGGCCGTATCCCTGGACATCACCGACGAGGCCGCGGCGAAGGCTGCGGTCGATGCGGCTGTTGCGCGGTTCGGTCGGATCGACCGGCTCGTGAACAACGCCGGGAACTTCTACGCGGGGTTCTTCGAGGTCCTCAGCCCTGCCCAGTTCCGCCAGCAGATGGAGACGAATTTCTTCGGTCCCCTGAACGTGACCCGGGCCGTGCTGCCGGTGATGCGCGCCCAGCGCAGCGGACATGTCATCACGTTCAGTTCCACCGCCGGGCTCACCGGGCAGGAGTTCGTCGCCGCGTACTGCGCCTCGAAGTTCGCCCTCGAGGGCTGGATGGAATCCCTGCGCTTCGACGTCGCGCCCTACGGCATCGACACCACGATCGTCGAGCCCGGGTTCTTCCGCACCGAACTGCTCGTCGAAGGCGCGTCCACGCTCTGGCCGGAACTGTCCATCGAGGACTACGACCAGCGCACGAAGGACACCATCGAGGCGTGGCAGTCCATGAACGGCAAGCAGGGCGGGGACCCCGCGAAACTCGCCGCCGCCCTGATCACCGTCGCAGCCGAGGCCCAGCCGCCGCTGCGCTGGCTCGCCGGCGCCGACGCCGTCCAGACCGCAGAGGACAAGGCACGCCTGCTCCTGGAACAGGCCGACGCCTACCGGGACCTGTCCTCCTCCCTCGCCCACGACTGA
- a CDS encoding GNAT family N-acetyltransferase, with protein sequence MTPTPSGSALRDSLISIRPIRTEDYDDVRRITRGAYLEAGYFGDESHPYMAVLADIEHRAEHAEVWVAERDGVVVGSVALTFAGQRYTDIAIEGELEFRMLAVDPAVQRAGVGRAMVERIIEHARTLPGIEAVSLTSGSDMVRAHRLYESMGFVRVPERDWEVPNEDILLWVFRLAL encoded by the coding sequence GTGACTCCAACACCCTCCGGGAGCGCCCTGCGCGATTCCCTCATCAGCATCCGGCCGATCCGCACCGAGGATTACGACGACGTCCGCCGCATCACGCGCGGTGCCTATCTCGAGGCCGGCTATTTCGGCGATGAGTCGCATCCCTACATGGCGGTGCTGGCCGACATCGAGCACCGCGCCGAGCACGCGGAGGTCTGGGTCGCCGAGCGCGACGGCGTGGTGGTCGGCTCGGTGGCCCTGACCTTCGCCGGACAGCGGTACACCGACATCGCGATCGAGGGCGAACTCGAGTTCCGGATGCTGGCCGTCGATCCTGCCGTCCAGCGGGCCGGTGTCGGCCGGGCCATGGTCGAGCGCATCATCGAGCACGCCCGCACCCTTCCCGGCATCGAGGCGGTGAGCCTGACGAGCGGCTCCGACATGGTGCGTGCCCACCGCCTCTACGAGTCGATGGGCTTCGTCCGCGTCCCCGAGCGCGACTGGGAGGTCCCCAACGAGGACATCCTGCTCTGGGTCTTCCGCCTGGCACTCTGA
- the gatC gene encoding Asp-tRNA(Asn)/Glu-tRNA(Gln) amidotransferase subunit GatC: MAEINRDDVAHLARLAHIDMNDDELDRMAEELAVIVDAIKTVSEVAGDDVPATSHPIPLSNVFRDDVVGDTLSNEEALLGAPDNADGRFKVPAILDGE; the protein is encoded by the coding sequence ATGGCTGAGATCAACCGGGACGACGTCGCGCACCTTGCACGGCTCGCCCACATCGACATGAACGACGACGAGCTCGACCGCATGGCCGAAGAACTCGCCGTCATTGTCGATGCCATCAAGACCGTGAGCGAAGTGGCGGGCGACGACGTCCCCGCCACGAGCCACCCCATCCCGCTGAGCAACGTGTTCCGCGACGACGTCGTGGGGGACACCCTCAGCAACGAGGAAGCGCTCCTCGGCGCACCCGACAACGCCGATGGACGCTTCAAGGTCCCTGCAATCCTGGACGGGGAGTAA